One Hippopotamus amphibius kiboko isolate mHipAmp2 chromosome 12, mHipAmp2.hap2, whole genome shotgun sequence genomic window, CTACTCTTTGTCTGAGGGTAGGGCAGGCATTTTAACAGGCGCCCCACTCCCACTAGTCTTGGATGGAGGAAGAGTCATCCCTCAAGCAAAATCAGTCTACTCTATCAGGAAAAGGACAGACAGAGGCTAGGTGACACAGCAACTAAATAGCCCATATACTCAGAGAGAGAAGTTTCCATGGAGAGAAGGGAGTTTGAATGGTTGCAGCAGTCCAAGAGGAGAAAGCTCCATTGTTTGGTGAAAGGCACCTTGTTTGTTCCTGGGAATTTCTCAGATCTTCAATGTTCACTTGTTTACATCACCTTAGAGTGGACAGGTCTGCAGCGGACCCTTGTAACCTCCCATTttaacttttccttcttccctcgcTTGGTAAATATGATTTTACACTCATGAAGTCACGTCCACAAGCTTTGATGCATCGTCTGTGTTAATATCAGATAGATTTGCCTGTGtgatgtatgtgtatgtttgtgtatttgtaaCATTGAAATAACTGGGCCACATGACTAACAGGTTTTGGTGAGtgtcttccttctgattttctgctctttttccttGAGCAGGTCACTTTCTCTtagctgaacttcagtttcttgcTCTGTGAAACAGGAATAAGAATACTTACTTCATAAGATTGTTAAGTGAGAAGCTACCTTTAGTGAACACTTACTGTGAGCCCACCCCACAGGTCACAATTGTAAATTCATTGCAGGTGGGGTGAGTGATGAGGATGGACGTatttggagtgggggtgggggcagggtggacaATAAGGTGTGGCGGGAATTATGGAAACTGGAGAGTATGTTCCCCTTATGAGAAGAGAGCAGCTCTACTTGGCTTAGTTCATGGTTTTCAATGTGTGGTCCCTTGAGCAGCTCCAGCAGTAGCCCTGGAATCCTGTTAGATGCAGATTCTCAGGTCCCACCCCTGTCCTACTGAATCAAAACTCTGTGGGTGGAGATctcaaatctgtgttttaacccCTGGCTAAGTGAATCTGATGCTAACTCAAGTTTAGGACCCACAGCTTTTCTTAAATTGCAGGACTGTGTTGCCAGATTATTTACTTTTTCCAAGAATGttagaaatatacttttatatgaaATCCCCTACTGTTAAATCCTGGCAAATGTTTCCTATTGCAAGTTATGCTGTGTGGGCTAACAATATTTATATTCTAGCCATATATGAACCTCTGGTTTGTGCTTTTCCTcttaatccttaaaataatccGAATAACCCAGTATTCATGACACCACTCTTAAGGAAGACGATTATGTAGTCCAAAAAGTGAGGTGCTATTATATCACATAGCAAGAAAGTGGCAACTCATGACTTAGATATGAATGTACCTCTCACAGGGCACAGCATCACAAATATCTAAATATCCTCAGCCTGCCGGGTGCATTCCATCCATTTGAAGAAGTGGCCTTAGATAGCATGGAATCCAAGATTCTCATCTTTCAGATGGAAAACTGAGGATTAGAAGCAGAGATATGACCTGGGGTCCCACAGTGTTGGAATCACCGACCTTTATCCAGAATACAACGCCTGTGATTTTCCCATTTTGTGATTTCTCTGAAGAGGCCCCTAGGGGCTGGGAAGGTTTGTAATTAAAGCCCTCAGTCACTCGtgagcagggaggtgggaggtggagggaggatggGCCCATCAGGGGGTTTCTGGGTGTGGGGGCCTCTAACCTGGACCAGAGGGAGGAGGATCAGGATGGAGGACACTGGGAGAGAAAGACAACCAGatgagagaggaggggggagaaaaATAGTCTTTGCTGTGAGGGACAGTCTCTGCTGCTCCTTGGTCTCAGATGGACAgactgaggcaggaagaggggcagggTCAGAGGGCCTCCTCAACTAGAATCCTAGTTGTGCCACCTGCTGGTTGTGGGTCCTGAGCAAGTCGCTTTACCTCTGTGAGCCTCTGCTTTCTGGGTGGCAAAATGGGATGAGAATCCCAGATGTTGTAGGATTGACATGAGGCCAAGTGAAATCATGCATCAGAGAGCAGATACGCCACacgcagtgttttgttttgtgagtACCTCATTCCCAATGTGCTTCTGTCCTGGGGCAGCTCGGTATTGAGAGGTCCTGCTTTTCTCAAGGGAAAGGTTGTCTTTGTGCCAGGAAGGCAGCCCCCCTGTCCTCTGCAGCTCATCACCCAGCTCTGTACCTGTTTGACATTTGGCTGGGCTTGctcctggggcttctgggcattaagtccagctccattcttcttgcCCCTGCAAGTGGAgcacacagtgtgtgtgtgtgtagtagtgAAAGAATGTTTGTCTGTGTGTGGATGAGTGGGTGCATCGGGGTGTTGTTCTACATGATTGTTACTGGGAGTGAATATATGGGAGTGAGTGAAGAGACTGTGGGTGTGTAAGCCCTCACACGTGCACTAGAGTTTAGAGCTTGCAACGCAGCAGAGTGCATTGTGCACAACCTCTGAAGCCAGATTCCTGAGTAACAGAACCAGCACCATCTGTGTTGCTTATTGATTAATTCATTGGTTCACTTTTAATGTTTTCAGTTATACTGTCTATTGGAAAATTCCTTTctatttattaactttatttatttatttgtttgtttgtttatttatttatgtaggctTCaccaggtcttcgttgcggcatgtggactcttagttgcggcatgcatgcgggatctagttctccgaccagggtttgaacctgcaGGCCCTGCATTTGGAGGGTGGGGTTTtaccaactggaccaccagggaagttcctaagttcctcttgtttttatttaaatactatcCTTTTTGTGGAATAGGAGTGTTTCTGCTGTTAGCCGGCTAGAAACTTTAAGTACAAGCATTAtccttactttttaattaaagaaagtaAACCTCAGAGATGTTGAGAAATTTGCCCAAAACTACAAGGAAGTGAGTAACAGCACGAACACCATCTGTGCTCTTGCTTATTTCAATGCTATGCTTGTTGTCGTCcccatgcctcaatttcctcctctgcaGTGAAACATACACTCTCTGTTCTCTAAAGGTGCCTCCATTCCACATCTTCCCAGAGGCAGGAACATGAAAACCTTGTCAGAGTTGCTGTACTTGGAAGAGCTGGGACCTGTTGTGTTAGGAAATGCATATAGCAGCTAAGTGACATCTACATGTTGCCATTTCCTCCCTTGAGGGATTCTTAGGATGATTAGCAGAAGAATGCAGGCAAAATGctaacacagagcctggcccaCTGAACGTGTAGTAGCCCCTCTTTAACTGGAGTAAGAAACACCCTCCCCACTTATGACTTCAGGGATGGGGATTCTCCTGAAAAATGGATAACTGAACCTCATGCtcattcctttctccttctgagagTCCAGGAAAACAGCCTGCATCCAAATGTGACCTGGCTCAAGAAGTAAAGaatgaaagcttttattttgagGTATCTGTCAGCCGGGTTTTTGCGTACCTTGGAATGGCCATTAAGAGGTAGATGATACTGTAATGAGTTTGCTTCCTGTACCTGGTAGGGCCCAGTCTGAGGACAGGAAAAGGGAAGGTGCCTACTGCTCTGAAGAACAGTGAGAAGGACCAGCATTTCCATGGACCATATTAGTTAAGGTTCTTAGTTGCAAACAACAGAGTCCACTCCAGTTAGTTTAATTTGAATatgaatttattgaaatataagacAGAATGATTGacccacagaaaagaaaatgtgcaaCATCACTGTGAGGGAAAGGGTACTATTGTATTGAAAAGACCTCTCACACCACTGATTCTGAGAACTGGATGCCACAAATTCCACCTTGGGCACATAGGAGGAGAGCAGTGATGGCGGGGAGGGGGATGAAGGTGAGGATGCAGTGAGGATGAGGGTTAAGAGAAGAGTTCTGGCTTCAAGCCATAGGCTCTATAGTTACTCAGGTCATGAGCTATGTGCTCTTgcattcatttcttccttcctttaataTTTATGGACTGTGTcctttgtgccaggaactgtgaaAAGTGCTAGTGACGAGGGGAAGATTTGTTGTCATTGTGCTTAGGACCCAGTGGATGAGACAGAACTAAGGCAGGTAGACCCATGGGGGGAAGAAAGAGGCAGGCTTCTGCTGAGCATGGGTGGGTTGAGAAGGAGTCAGAGCAGAAGAAACTGTTTCAGGAGCAGCCACAGCCTAGCCCTGTGTGGGTCTTCCTCACACTTCAGAGTTTCGCGGAAGCACAGGTCTCAGGTCTTCTGCAAAAAGAAAGGACTTGCTGATTGACATCTCTGAAGCCCCAGACCTGCACACCATTCATCTCGACAGATCCTAGACTTTTCAAGAAATATGCAACCACAGTCCACCTCAGGACCATAATGACCAACAAGAAGAAAGTGAGATCCAAGCTCAGGTGGGGTACTCAGGAGAACTGTAGAACTTCTCTGTAGGGTCGCTGACTCAAGTGTTCCCATCTGAGAAAGGGGGAGTATGTGAGTAGGCTCAGATTATTGTGATGGGGCTTCTGGGGGTGACTTTCTGCCAAGCTGGCCCATGGAGGATGGGCTCACTGGGCAATTTCACAGGACACTGCAGCCACTTCtcttgggagagagagaggaggaaagaccctgtgcaggtgtgaataaTGTGTGGCCCCCTGAGCTCCACCTctttccccagcccttcccctcccaccccgcctTGCCCCCTTTCTTACCCCTTTGTGTCTGTAGTACCTGTTGTGCCCGTAGTACTACCGCAGGTGTTCATGCAGGTCTTTTTAGAGCGGAAGTTGTTCCTCTTCCCAAGGCAGCCGCCATATGTAAAGATCTCGCATTCCCTAGTGTTGGCGTTGTAGAAGTACCTGACCTTTTTGGCCTTGCAGGGACCCATGTAATGAGGCTCCAGGCAGAAGTTAGGCCGAAAAGTTCCTGGGATgggaggggctctgggtcagttatGAGGATGGTCATCACAGGTCAGACTACAAGGTCACAGCTGAAACCACCAGCTTGTTTGCCTTAGAGAATGTTAGGGTTGTGGGGATGGTCAATTTGCAAAGGCCATTTGAAAACCTGCTTTCTGGGACGTTATTAATGTTGCCAGGCGTGACCATGATATGGTAATTATTAAACAATCTATATATCCTTTATGAAGTATTTTAAGATTAATTGGTATGATGTCTCTGATCAGCTTCAAAAAAAActctaccaaaaaaataaaataaataaaaaaaggaggACACAGGTAAAAAATTTTGCCATATATCAATAAATTAATTGGCACTGGTACCTGGGTTTTCTAATATTATTCTCTACACTTATGTGTAGAGTAAGTTTTCCACCATTAATAAAAAATGTGACGACATCAGGATGTTAAGGAAAAAAGCGGGAAGAACACATACCAGCGTATTTTACtctattccatttcttttttagggttttctttatCGACAGCTCGGTCTTTTTGGCGGGTGGGATCTCCTTTACCGAGGATGGTCTCTTTGCCGCGCGCGAGGTCTCCTTTGCTGCGGGCGCGGTCTCTGTTACCGCGGGCGGGGTCTCTGTTCCCGCGGGCGGGGTCTCCGTTCCCAAAAGCAAGTTCTTCGTTGCTAAGTCTGGGTGCTCCGTTGTCAGTGCAGAGTcgttagttgcggcatgagggatctttatgGATGGCACGGAAATACTTACAGGCGGCTCGTCCGTGACGCTGGGAAGATCAAggcgccctgcattggaaggggggagtgttagccactggaccaccaggaaatcccCGAAATTTACTTCTGATACCAAATCTTGGGAATAGTGCAGATCACACAGGTTGAGGGTTCTAGACTGTCCTCACTTCAAATGCCAGTCACATGGTCTGGAGTCACTCAGGCTTGTGACAAACTGGCTAAAAATCAGAGGCTCCATGACCCCACTTCCATGTTCAAGAACCAATAGAAGCGGTGGTGGAAATCAGGAAAATACTTTACTTACTCTTCCCATGTTATTTTAAGGGGGTAAAACACAGGGACAAACCTATGGAGGAGATGCGTTAGGAAAAGGGGGAGTAGAGTTGTGCGGTGCCCCCATGCCCTAGTGGAGCACACCACCCTCacagcacctccatgtgttcaccatcCTGAAAGTTCTCTGAACCCCCAAATTTATAGATGTATATTGAGGTGTCACTAAACAGGCGTATTGATTGAATCATAGGCCATTGGTGGTTGATCTCCATCTCAATACCCTCCCGTCTCCCAGCCCCATCCTGAGGACTCTCAGGTCACCTTCCTTGACTCATCTTGTGACCTATGAAAGATGGTAAATTCCAAGAGTTCAGGAGGTCTGTtgcaggaacaggacaaggatcaAATATTGATCTTTTAATTACACTACAGTGAGGTTCGGGAACACTGCGCTGACCAGGAATCCCTCATCTGGTGAGTTAGGTGGGGTATATACAGTTATCTAAttggaatttgaattttttttcctattgagagTCATGAAATGTCCCTGGAGTTCAAACTGCCCAAATTCCCAGGAGAAATCCAGAGAGGGTTGGCAGCACCCACCCCACGCCAGCTCCCTGGCTCCTTCCATGGACTCCCCTCATTCCCCACCCCGGGCATGTAGAGGAGAAGTGAGCCGGGGCTTACCTTTGTCATGGCTCTCCCGTTTATCCCCCGGGGTGCAGGACACCAGGTTAACCAGGAGGACGAGAAGGGCTACAGAGATGCAGATCTGGCTCATCTTCATGGCCTTGCAGGAGGGCTTCTGAGGAAAGCTGGGGGCTGACAGGGCTTTTCGTATCCCAGCTGAGGGGTGGGATCAGGCAATGAGGAGGGgtgtgaggaaggggaggagctggggtcagTCCAATTTATTGTGCAATCTCCCCACCAAAACAGTGTTTCTGCTTCTGCCTGCTGGGTCCACATGCCCAATAACAGCACTTCTCCGACCTGACTATGCCTGTGGATCTCGTGCAAACATGAATTGTATTCCACAGGTGGAATGTTGTTCAATGTGTTGACTCAGCGAGCATCCCAGCACCTAGCGTAGTGTGTGGCAGGTGATGGATAGTCAGCGAGTGGGTGAGAGCAATTCAAAGGACAGATAAGTGAAGAGCAGTGTGTTAACTCAGGTCCTGGTTTACAGCCTCCTGCATGTGTCATCATATCTGGGTATAAACGCACTTCACTCTCCCTTACCCCCATGAACCTCAGCAGACAAGTGGGACACAGGACACCTTCCTGCAACCATTGCCGCAGCTTTTCAACTGTATGGATTCTTGCTGTTTACCAGACACTGGTCCAGGCAAAAGCTTAGCTGAGGGAAGATGATGTCCTTCTGGGGTAGCAACCCTGTATTCTAGGTAGGAAAAGAAATAAGGGTtgtgggcagaggggaagcagggagtGGAACAGGTCTCCACAGCATGACCTCCCACTGGCCTTCACATGGTTTTACAAACAGGACAGCTGCCTGTGTGAGTGGACCTCAGGGGAGCTTGGAAGATCTCATGCAAGAGCGTCCCTCCTCCGGTTCTCTCCCCCAGTGGTTTTGGGACTTGGACCTCAGTTTGGtaccagctctgtttttcctaaCTTTGTGCATGAGGACTTAAATCTCCCAGGTGTCACCTGAGATCGTGCTGCCCACATCATGGGATTCCTGTGCAAGAAATGGAGGTAATAGGCATATTCCTTCTACCTGCAAAGTCAAAGtcctttgtaataataataataataataatgagtaaTTACAGCAGATAAAACTTATCTtcttctatgtgtcaggcattatcTTAAGAACTTGCCATATATTAATTCATCTAATCCTCAAAAATCCTAAAAGAGGGGAGAGGAACTGATGATATTTCCTcatacagaggaggaagctgaggtaacaagaaataaagtaatttgcctaaagtcaGAGAGTGTAGAGAGAGGAATCTGGTTCTGTTAAAGTAGTTGGGTTTATTACTGACAGCAGCAAGGAACGGGAATCACCTTGGAAAACAAGGTGATTATGATGTCTCATTAAGAGAATGCTGCAAAGGACTTATAGGATGTGGGCTTGTGTTAGGTGATGGGAGGGTGCATTTCAGGGACCCTGGGACTTGTGATCAACACTTGAAATAGGGGCTGTCTTCAGGGACTGAGCCCTCAACCTGTGGGGTCTGGGCTACCTCCATGGATTTAGCATCAGAAGTGAATTGACCTGTGGGATGCCCAGTAGGTGTTGGAGAATTGTTGGTATTGGTAGAGACACCACCTATTTGCTGTGAGGGACCAAACCTGGACTCACTCTTCTCTATATTTTGTGGCTCCAGTGAGGTTCAGGGACAAGGGAGTATTGTATGTGGGACAGTGCACTCAGAATTCCTTACTGGTTATCTGCATTTTCAGAATTCCTGGCTTAACCAGGTACTTTTATAAATGGGTAGTGACATGATAGTATCTTGTACTGATCCTAGGACCCACATGCCTTGTGTCCTGGGGCAAGTGAACtgtagtttcctcacctgaacagGGGGACCATGTTACATGGCTTCTTTGAAAGGATTACCAATCATGAATAtaaagaatttgcccatttcatgGTCAATGGTGTCCATTTTCCACCAAGATATCTTAGTTTGAAAACTTGTCTAACTACACTTCCTCACCAAcaccccaaacagaaaattatatcAAATAACAATCATTTCTCTATTATGAAATTAATTAGAAAGTTGAGTGTCGGTGAACTTCTTCCCTTCCTGAGGGAAGcaaggaaaagcaagaaaagcaGTACCTTTGTAAGTTTGCTTGTGGGGGCCAGACTATTTTTTCCAGGCTGGTTTAATACAAGTCAAAACTCTAGGCCCTTCTCCTTGCCCCCCAGTcagactattattttattttcctactaGGATATAGAATGTTGGAGGTGGTCTCATAATTATGCAGATATGCCCCACCACCAAATAGACCACCAAATAGGAATTTTAGTATATCCTGTCTCTTCAATGACTGTGCCCTTGGCATGATCATGAAATGGGAGATTCATTCACTTgacaaatatatatcaaatatttatgCTTCTTGTCCTTAGAAAGCATAGTTCTTGGTGTAGGGAAGCAGCTGAAACAAAATTAGGACAATTATCTGCCTTCTAGGAGCGAGAAGGACAATACAGAAAGGGGAAATATTATGCCAAGTCATGATGTGTGTTTTGAAGAAAGAGAGTGATGGAGATAAAGGAGGCTGTGCTCCTTCTGTAGAGGGTCAGTGAAATCCTCTGTGATGAGGAGGCATTGAGAAGAGGCtgcaaaaaccaaccaaccaaccaaccaaccaacctgCCTGCTGTGTTTGAAGGGTAGCAAGGATTAGGGTGGTTGGAGCTGAgttggtggaggggaggggagtgaaagGATATGACGCAAAGAGGCTATCAAGGCAAGTCATGAGGAGCCTTGTAGGCCTTGATAAGAATCAGAATTTGACtctgggagagatggggagtcacTGAGGGGTTGGTCATGGGAGCAGTGGGAAAGGGCTCAAGTTGTATCAGGGTCCCTTTGACTACAGTTTGGAGAGTGGCCTCTAGGGGTTAAAGGGCAGAGACAGAGGCCCTGGTGAGACATGATGGAGCATGTACCCATGTTGTCCTTGGGTCCATCCCAGTTCACAATTACATGAATGACTTGATGTGTTGAGGTTTCTGTGGAGGCCTCATCACAAATCATGATTCATTAAATCTTTAGCCATTTGTCATTGATTCAACCTCCAAACCCTCTCCCCTCCTGAGGTGTGTAggcagggaaagggggaaggtgggaatgaaaattCCCACCCGCTAATCAAGCAGTTGCTTCTCTTGGCAACTAATCTGCATCACTGGAGTAGGTAGGGGCTTTCAAAAGTCACCTCCCTCACATAGTAAAAGACTCCCTTTTGCTCTCATCTCTTCCAAAGTTCCAACATTATAGGAGCTCCCATTGTGCCAGGAATGAGATGAAGGGGGGAAGGTAGGAGAAGCAAGTCTTTGGGGGGAAGGACAATGAGTTCAGTTTGGTCAATGTTGAGTCCTTGGTGCTCGTAGAACACTTAGGCAAGGATGCTGAGTAGacatcaattcattcattcacttgttcatgaAATGTTTATTAGGGAGAAAATATGTGATGACTGACACCTTTGATCAGACTCTGTGGCTTCAaactctggctctgccattttACTAGGTGTGTGGCCAGTTCAGTTGGCTAGAGTTTTACATTTGTGAGTGCAGATAGACCTTGAACGGTGTCCACAGAGAGAGAGTCCTCCCCCCATTTACATAGGAGGAACCAGTGAAGGCTCAGAAAAGGAGGAGATTGCAGTACCTCAGAGGGCGAAAATAGCAAAGTGCTTTCCCTGTCCTGATGTGCTGGTGAAAGTCACTGAGTCGATAAGAATCACTAAGTAACTCTGAGAGAAGTAGAATTAGTAATATAAAATATCCATTACAACTTATCGACAAGGTAGTATGTGCCAAGCCCTGCACATACATCTTCATCTCTAAACATCACAAAAATCTTAATAGGTTTTTCTACTGTTTAAAGTCACAGAAGTTAAAGCTCAGAGGTTTCAGcccttctccaaggtcacataacCAATATTGTCAGGGGCTGGGTTTCAAACTCAACACTCTCTTTCTCCCATGATATTCCTTAAAGCGGTTTGAAAGCTGTGCCTTCAAAAGCCCCAGAGAGGCACCAGGGGAGACTCAAAGTTCTTCtaattttgtaaagaatttagtaaagaattttgtttgcatttatgCCATAAGGGCTTTACCTATGAGTTAAAGGAGGATGGTGCCTGAGGAAAGGCCATTGGATTGAAAAATGAGGAAGTTGGTGGTGATCCTGGTGAAGACATCAGATCTCACTGGTTGTGAGCAACAGTAACTGACTTTGGCTttgggaaacagagaaagaatttgtGAGAACAGTGTGGGGATGTAGTGGGCATCCATTGTCCCTTTCTGATTGTACCCTTAAGTGAGATTCTCTTGAACTCTTCCGTTGGCATCGACAGCACTGATTTAGTTCAGCTCACAGACTAAAGGGAGTGCTAAAAGGTCCCAGCATGGAAAGTATGGTAAGGAAGGAGAACCAAGGTCTTCACAGGCCACTGGTAAATAATCTCCACTTTTGGGTCTTTTGGATTCATTCATCAAGATTAAATTCCAGGGAGAGCATCTGGTTGGGCACTCCTTGCCTGGGGGTTGGGCAGGCACTTCGACAGGTGCCCCAATCCCACCAGTCTTGGGTGGAGGAAGAGTCATTCCTCAAGTAAAATCAGTCTACTCTATCAGGAAGTGGTCAACCAGAGACTAGGTGTCAAAGCAACTAAATAGCCCATATACTCAGAGAGAAACTTCCATGGAGAGAAGGGAGTTTGAACGGGTGCAACAGTCCAAGAGGAGAAAGCTGCATTGTTTGGTGAAAGGCACCTTGTTTGTTCCTGGGAATTTCTCAGATCTTCAATGCTCACTTGTTTATAGTCACCTTAGAGTGGGCAGGTCTGCAGCTGACTCATGTAACCTCCCATTtcaacttttccttcttccctcgcTTGATAATATGATGTTACACTCACGAAGTCATGTCCACAAGCTTTGATGCATCACCTGTGTTAATATCAGATAGATTTTCCTGTGtgatgtttgtgtgtttgtgtatttgtaacATCGAAATAACTTGGGTCACATGACTATCAGCTTTTGCCGAGTGTCTTCCCTCTGATTTTTCAGCTGTTTCTCCTCCAGCAAGTCACTTTCTCTtagctgaacttcagtttcttggTGTGTCAAATAGGATAATAATACTTACTTCATAAAATTGTTAAATAAGAAGAAGCTACCTTTCAGTGAACTCTTACTGTGAGCCCAACCCACAGGTCACAATTGTAAATTCATTGCAAGTGAGGTGAGTGATGAGGATGGAAGTatttggagtgggggtgggggcagggtggacaACAAGCTGTGGTGGGGATTATGGAAACTGGAGAGAATGCTCCCCTCATGAGAAGAGAGCAGCTCTCCTTGGCTTCGTtgatggttttcaaagtgtggtcccttgAGCAGCACCACCAGCAGCCCTGGAAACCTGTTAGATGGAGATCCTCAGGTCCCACCcctgacctactgaatcaaaactTGGTGGGTGGAGATCTTATATCTGTGTTTGATCACCTGGCTAAGTGACTCTGATGCTCACTCAAGTTTGGGACCCATAGGTCTTCTTAAATTGCAGGACAGTTTTGCCAGATGGTTTACTTTTTCCATTAGCAttagaaatatacttttatatgaaATTACCCACTGTTAAATTGTGGCAAATGTTTCATATTGTAAATTATGCTATGTGGGCTAACAATACTTATATTCTAGCCATAAATGAACCTTTGGCTTGCGATTTTccttttaatccttaaaataatccTAATAACCCAGTATTCATGATACCACTTTTAAGGAGGAAGACTATGTAGTCCAAAAAGTGAGGTGCTGTTATATCACATAGCAAGAAAGTAGTGACCCATGACTTGGATATGAATGTACTTCTTAGAGGGCACAAcatcataaaaattttaacaatctCTGCCTGCTGGGTGCATTCCATCCATTTGAAGCAATGACGTTAGATAGCATGGAATCCAAGATTCTCATTTCTGAGATGAATAAATGAGGATTAGAAGCGGAGATATGACCTAGGGTCGGACAGTGTTGGGTTCACTGGTCTTTATCCAGAATACAACCCCTGTGAAGTTCCCGCCTTGTGATTTCTTTGAAGATGCCCCTAGGGGCTGGAAAGGTTTGTAATTAGAGCCCTTAGTCACAGGTGAgtagggaggtgggaggtggagggaggatggTCCCTTCAGGGGGTTTCCGGGCCTGGGGGCCTCTGACCTGGGCCAGAGGGAGGAGGACTATAGGGGAAGTGGAcattgggaaagaaagaaagagataaagatgAGGGGGGAGAAAAGAGGAGTGTCTGCTGTGAAGGACAGTCTTTGCTGTTCGCTGGTCTCAGATGGACAGACTGAGGCCAGAtgaggggcagggccagagggcctcctgaAGTAGAATCCTAGTGGTGCCACCTGCTGGTTGTGGATCCTGAGCAAGTTGGTTTACCTCTGGGAGCCTCTGCTTTCTTGTTGGCAAAATGGGATGAGAATCCCAGATGTTGTAGGATTGCCATGAggctaagtgaaatcatacatgtGGAATGTCTCTGGAGAGAGCACACCCTACACATACAGTGGCTTGTTTTGTGAGCCCCCCGTTCCTGATGCCCTTGTGTCCTGGGGCAGCTCGGTATTGAGAGGTCCTGCCCTTCTCAAAGGAAAGGGTGTCTTTGTGCCAGGAAGGcagcccctcctgtcctctgcagCTCATCACCCAGCTCTGTGCCTGTCTGACATTTGGCTGGGCTTGTTCCTGGGGCTTCTGGGCATTGAGCCCAGCTCCCTTCTCCTTGACCCTGGAAGTGAAacacagtgtgtgtgtttgtgtttgtgtgtgtgtgtttgtggaagAATGCTTGTTATGtgtggatgagtgggtgggtggggtctTGTTCTACATGTTTGTTATTGGGAGGGAACATATGGGAGTGAGTGAAGAGATTGTTGGTGTGTAAGCTTGCACACGAGCACTAGACTTTACAGCTTACAGTGCAGCAGAATGCATGAGCGCAGACTCTGAACCAGAATCCTGGGTAACAAAACTAGCACCAT contains:
- the LOC130833913 gene encoding spleen trypsin inhibitor I-like, with translation MKMSQICISVALLVLLVNLVSCTPGDKRESHDKGTFRPNFCLEPHYMGPCKAKKVRYFYNANTRECEIFTYGGCLGKRNNFRSKKTCMNTCGSTTGTTVSSILILLPLVQVRGPHTQKPPDGPILPPPPTSLLTSD